A genomic segment from Bradyrhizobium sp. CB1015 encodes:
- a CDS encoding phage holin family protein, whose translation MLAPSGELLRAGMALKLNHVKRAAQSYLRDQTSQATAKVTSYAVAGGLFAVAGLFVVATFFVGLIALYRWVAITYGQFWGFGAVAAVLLVLAAVCAGVAMAQMKRKAKPVVPLASRLRVAVATPRIPRGTVKEAVKEVATTIPLAPLAPGERGGIKTWPARANRPVQLGLMLAAVGLVGLTAARRRRNRHSLEA comes from the coding sequence ATGCTCGCGCCATCGGGCGAATTGCTGCGCGCCGGGATGGCGCTCAAGCTCAATCACGTCAAACGCGCTGCTCAATCCTATCTGCGTGACCAGACCAGTCAGGCCACGGCCAAGGTGACATCCTACGCGGTGGCCGGCGGGCTGTTCGCGGTCGCCGGCCTGTTCGTTGTCGCGACATTTTTCGTCGGACTAATCGCCTTGTACCGCTGGGTCGCGATCACCTATGGGCAATTCTGGGGATTTGGCGCCGTCGCCGCAGTGCTGCTGGTGCTGGCTGCGGTCTGTGCCGGCGTGGCCATGGCTCAGATGAAACGCAAGGCCAAGCCGGTCGTGCCGCTCGCGAGCCGTCTGCGCGTGGCGGTCGCCACGCCCCGGATCCCGCGTGGAACGGTCAAGGAGGCGGTGAAGGAGGTCGCAACGACGATTCCCCTCGCGCCACTCGCACCGGGCGAGCGCGGTGGCATCAAGACCTGGCCGGCCCGCGCCAACCGTCCCGTGCAGCTCGGCCTGATGCTCGCGGCGGTCGGCCTGGTCGGGCTGACGGCCGCCCGGCGGCGACGCAACAGGCACAGTCTGGAGGCGTGA